Proteins from a genomic interval of Polaribacter sejongensis:
- a CDS encoding peroxiredoxin-like family protein — protein MNNLREQTDAKIAAGRKNNPNFMKGVDEIIAKAKAFEDGKNALKVGEKAPFFELPNPEGKLISLGSLLENGPLVITFYRGDWCPYCNLQLRALQAKLSEIKSLGATLVAISPQVPDGSLTKSEISEMDFIVLSDQDAKVASEYGVAWEVPEFLAEHMRADRGLDLEKINNGNGSVLPIPATFILKSDGVVAWNYVNVDYRTRSEPEEIIKALKKMS, from the coding sequence ATGAATAACCTAAGAGAACAAACGGACGCAAAAATAGCAGCAGGAAGAAAAAACAATCCTAATTTTATGAAAGGAGTTGATGAAATTATAGCCAAGGCAAAAGCTTTTGAAGATGGAAAAAATGCGCTGAAAGTAGGAGAAAAAGCTCCTTTTTTTGAATTACCTAACCCTGAAGGAAAATTAATTTCTTTAGGTTCTTTATTAGAAAATGGTCCTCTAGTAATTACATTTTATCGTGGTGATTGGTGTCCGTATTGCAATTTACAACTAAGAGCTTTACAAGCAAAATTGAGCGAAATTAAATCTTTGGGAGCTACATTAGTTGCTATTAGTCCGCAAGTACCAGATGGTTCTTTGACAAAAAGTGAGATTAGTGAAATGGATTTTATTGTTCTGTCTGACCAAGATGCAAAAGTAGCATCAGAATATGGTGTTGCTTGGGAAGTACCAGAGTTTTTAGCAGAACACATGCGAGCTGATCGTGGTTTAGATTTAGAAAAAATAAACAATGGAAATGGTAGTGTGTTGCCAATACCAGCTACTTTTATATTAAAATCTGATGGTGTAGTGGCTTGGAACTATGTAAATGTAGATTATAGAACACGCTCTGAACCAGAAGAAATTATTAAGGCTTTGAAAAAGATGTCTTAA
- a CDS encoding M1 family metallopeptidase, whose product MSSISFSQTYKTYKPERDKIHSLVHTKLKVDFNFSEKQLNGEAWVTAKPHFYATNKITLDAKAMLIHQVSLNNKNLDYNYDDGSIVIDLPKEYKKDEEFTLYIKYTARPEKVQQKGSAAITDAKGLYFINADGLDKNKPTQIWTQGETEASSCWFPTIDSPNQKTTQEIYITVPDKFVTLSNGKLESSIKNGTNRTDYWKMDQKHAPYLFFMGVGEYEVIKDSYKNIPVDYYVEKEYAPYAKDIFGLTPEMIGFFSDILGVEYPWNKYSQIVGRDYVSGAMENTTAVIHGEQAYQTPGQLIDENVQENTIAHEIFHHWFGNLVTTESWSNLTLNESFANYSEYLWREHKYGKLDADMHLFEDSQAYLSGQNTDKHLVRFNYVDKEDMFDLVSYNKGGAILHMLRNYLGDEAFFLGLKTFLNENKYKAAEVHQLRLVFEKITGKDLNWFFNQWYFGAGHPRIEVSYDYNTIQKKVTVNLLQLNVNEFKFPLAIDIFENGKKTRHNVFVNGNDASFTFPYTKQPTLIQINADGVLLSEITENKVLNDYIFQLKNAENYQHRREALLEVAKKQEEKDAFNAVEAAMSDASYKIRILALQKIDLINKFSKKDAISKIMQMANNDDKTLVQATAIETLGKLTDPALKTIFEKGLESKSYSVIGKSLVAMYYIDKPTAIAKSKELPDEIKKILATPLTRIYIEEKDEKELPFIAKSVLSGMFLTGDDTTKSLYQKAFKQISESNNSEAIQNLVEDMVVKGNQYKSFNFDKVVINLMRTMINDQKTKNTENKVRNTEIIKEGMAKLL is encoded by the coding sequence ATGAGTTCAATAAGTTTTTCTCAAACTTATAAAACCTATAAACCAGAAAGAGATAAAATTCACAGTTTGGTGCACACAAAATTAAAAGTAGATTTTAATTTTAGCGAAAAACAATTAAACGGGGAAGCTTGGGTTACTGCAAAACCTCATTTTTATGCAACTAATAAAATTACATTAGATGCAAAAGCGATGCTAATTCATCAAGTTTCTTTAAATAACAAGAACTTAGACTATAATTATGATGACGGTAGCATTGTTATTGATTTACCAAAAGAATATAAAAAAGACGAAGAATTTACGCTTTATATAAAATACACTGCACGCCCAGAAAAAGTACAACAGAAAGGAAGCGCAGCAATAACTGATGCAAAAGGATTGTATTTTATAAATGCTGATGGTTTAGATAAAAACAAGCCAACTCAAATCTGGACACAAGGTGAAACGGAAGCAAGTAGCTGTTGGTTTCCTACTATAGACAGTCCGAATCAAAAAACTACACAAGAAATTTATATCACCGTTCCAGATAAGTTTGTGACACTTTCTAACGGAAAATTAGAAAGTTCAATTAAGAACGGAACAAACAGAACCGATTATTGGAAAATGGATCAAAAGCATGCGCCTTACTTATTTTTTATGGGAGTAGGAGAGTATGAGGTTATTAAAGATTCTTATAAAAATATTCCTGTAGATTACTATGTAGAAAAAGAATATGCTCCGTATGCCAAAGATATTTTTGGTCTAACTCCAGAAATGATTGGTTTCTTTTCTGATATTTTAGGCGTAGAATATCCTTGGAATAAATACAGTCAAATTGTAGGAAGAGATTACGTTTCTGGTGCCATGGAAAATACAACAGCTGTAATTCACGGAGAACAAGCATACCAAACACCAGGTCAATTAATTGATGAAAACGTACAGGAAAATACTATTGCACACGAAATTTTTCATCACTGGTTTGGTAATTTAGTAACTACAGAAAGTTGGTCTAACTTAACTTTAAATGAATCTTTCGCTAATTATAGCGAGTATTTATGGAGAGAACATAAATATGGGAAATTAGATGCAGACATGCACTTATTTGAAGATAGTCAGGCGTATTTAAGTGGACAAAATACTGACAAACATTTGGTTCGTTTTAATTACGTGGACAAAGAAGATATGTTCGATTTAGTAAGCTATAATAAAGGTGGTGCTATTTTACATATGTTGAGAAATTATTTAGGTGATGAAGCTTTTTTCTTAGGATTAAAAACTTTTTTAAATGAAAATAAATACAAAGCAGCAGAAGTACATCAATTAAGATTGGTTTTTGAGAAAATAACTGGTAAAGACTTAAATTGGTTTTTTAACCAATGGTACTTTGGTGCTGGACACCCAAGAATAGAGGTTTCTTACGACTATAACACCATTCAGAAAAAAGTAACTGTAAACCTGTTACAGTTAAATGTAAATGAGTTTAAATTCCCATTAGCCATTGATATTTTTGAAAATGGAAAAAAAACAAGACATAACGTTTTTGTAAATGGAAATGACGCTTCTTTTACGTTTCCTTACACAAAACAGCCAACGTTAATTCAGATAAATGCTGACGGGGTTTTATTATCTGAAATAACAGAAAACAAGGTTTTAAATGATTATATATTTCAGTTAAAAAATGCAGAGAACTATCAACATAGAAGAGAAGCTTTGTTAGAAGTAGCTAAGAAACAGGAAGAAAAAGATGCCTTTAATGCTGTTGAAGCTGCAATGAGTGATGCTTCTTACAAAATTAGAATACTTGCTTTACAGAAAATCGACTTAATTAATAAGTTTTCTAAAAAAGATGCCATTAGTAAAATAATGCAAATGGCTAATAATGATGATAAAACATTGGTGCAGGCAACAGCAATTGAAACTTTGGGTAAATTAACAGACCCAGCGTTAAAAACAATCTTCGAAAAAGGACTGGAAAGTAAATCGTATTCTGTTATAGGGAAATCTTTGGTTGCTATGTATTATATAGATAAACCTACAGCAATTGCTAAATCTAAAGAGTTACCAGATGAAATTAAAAAGATATTGGCAACGCCACTAACACGAATTTATATTGAAGAAAAAGACGAAAAAGAACTTCCTTTTATAGCAAAGAGTGTGTTATCTGGAATGTTTTTAACTGGAGACGATACTACCAAAAGTTTGTATCAAAAAGCATTTAAACAAATCTCTGAAAGCAATAATTCTGAGGCAATTCAGAATTTAGTAGAAGATATGGTAGTGAAAGGAAATCAATATAAATCCTTTAATTTTGATAAAGTGGTAATCAATTTAATGAGAACCATGATAAATGATCAAAAAACCAAAAACACAGAGAATAAAGTTAGAAATACAGAAATTATTAAGGAAGGAATGGCAAAGTTATTATAG
- a CDS encoding kelch repeat-containing protein: MNLKISLLICLFFLIISCESNESVEEKVIPDVKIISHTILENNENFIKTQVDLEFSDSKNKFLEEHGVFWYKKSTPKRKINFGVLEASHFTAAISQGLLKDSIYKTYPFIKFQDKYIYGDTITFKSLFTSIITVNEILPKNGFINDTIQIIGKNFCVEDFRNSVYLGQFSQLDIISESDTLIKGTIPAYLKESTLPLTLKTCNTTTQIKDEFTIDEPILDSLSSGEKYIGDELTIYGKNIHSSISEVWIDNIKVEVLNSNSIDSFSVKIPKNLSIGKVNFKLKVIDKVIEKEKYFQTTTPFIESLLPQKVGFLDTLTIKGNYFKQKNSQLKVYVGNSFQSIVSHKKNEVKIFIDRYFNETEPKVKLEFNDFTIEEPVQIKPPVIKGFNKEIYHLNETNFVIKTESFLDDDIEIGGRAKTFGVKSEVDVSGNLGLSLNSWLDIDFYSWGYNLTTPGSLEIKIKTQFGEDSKLVKIHKPEITSVNKEEFLYNDHIILTGNNFAYRSFTKVYIDNEEVPFQSNSTYTLNNSKIEFPLNINTTAGKHKLYVITAGQKSNEIEYNIKKTEVFSLNKNMGTRKDLYEIQGKNLKKLEITADNFYVFQISEEDEKVTFRLPYFNKLKPSFKITASSGDQKFDLGTFNGIEPYDIFEDAFENDVRYYKKHITFSDEENWYYCNNDGVFKFSLIKHKWEVFDTNSPPFNTPLFGESTFVSLENGIAKYAIGSQLHTYNTNTKEWNLINLKNISIKTGIVVGDFIYAKQYDKINFIKYNLKNQTFEDLNKPSDLNISFENITFGDNKIFINPVQGSGYYFDITNDTWNNIGRPRNFSGTYNNVALKYFKGNLYFSGGYTDGGIEHRLYEYNLISNSWTEKTPMLQKLLSHSMFIKNGKIYFSLGMNENYSINSNIQVYDFINDPN, encoded by the coding sequence ATGAATTTAAAGATTAGTTTATTAATATGTCTCTTTTTTCTTATTATTTCTTGTGAATCTAATGAAAGTGTTGAGGAAAAAGTAATTCCAGATGTAAAAATTATTTCACATACTATTTTAGAGAATAATGAAAATTTTATAAAAACTCAAGTTGATTTAGAATTTTCAGACTCAAAAAATAAATTTTTAGAAGAACATGGTGTTTTTTGGTATAAAAAATCAACTCCTAAAAGAAAAATTAACTTTGGGGTTTTAGAAGCATCTCATTTTACAGCAGCTATTTCACAAGGTTTATTAAAAGATTCTATTTATAAAACCTATCCATTTATTAAGTTTCAAGACAAATATATTTATGGAGATACTATCACTTTCAAAAGTTTATTTACTTCTATTATAACAGTAAATGAAATTTTACCTAAAAATGGGTTTATAAATGATACAATTCAAATTATTGGTAAAAACTTTTGTGTAGAAGATTTTAGGAATAGTGTTTACCTTGGTCAATTTTCTCAATTAGATATTATTTCTGAATCAGATACTTTAATTAAAGGTACTATTCCTGCTTATTTAAAAGAATCAACACTTCCTTTAACTCTTAAAACCTGTAACACAACCACGCAAATAAAAGATGAATTTACGATAGATGAACCTATTTTAGATTCTTTAAGTTCTGGAGAAAAATATATAGGAGATGAATTAACCATTTATGGGAAAAACATTCATTCCTCAATCTCTGAAGTTTGGATAGACAATATAAAAGTAGAAGTTTTAAATAGTAATTCCATAGATAGTTTTTCAGTTAAAATCCCTAAAAATTTATCTATAGGTAAAGTAAATTTTAAATTAAAGGTAATTGATAAAGTAATTGAAAAGGAAAAATATTTCCAAACAACAACTCCATTTATAGAGAGCTTATTGCCACAAAAAGTTGGTTTTCTAGACACTTTAACCATCAAAGGAAATTATTTTAAACAGAAGAACTCTCAATTAAAAGTATATGTAGGAAATAGTTTTCAAAGTATAGTAAGTCATAAAAAAAACGAAGTTAAAATTTTTATTGACCGATATTTTAACGAAACAGAGCCAAAAGTAAAATTAGAATTTAATGACTTTACGATTGAAGAACCTGTTCAAATAAAACCTCCAGTTATCAAAGGTTTCAATAAAGAGATTTATCATTTAAACGAAACTAATTTTGTGATAAAAACAGAAAGTTTTTTAGATGATGATATAGAAATAGGAGGAAGAGCAAAAACATTTGGAGTTAAAAGTGAAGTTGATGTATCAGGTAATTTAGGTTTATCTCTAAATAGTTGGTTAGACATTGATTTTTATAGTTGGGGATATAATCTAACAACACCTGGTAGTTTAGAGATTAAAATTAAAACACAGTTTGGAGAAGATTCTAAATTGGTTAAAATTCATAAACCAGAAATAACTTCGGTAAATAAAGAAGAGTTTTTATATAATGATCATATTATTTTAACAGGAAATAATTTTGCATATAGAAGTTTTACAAAAGTTTATATAGATAATGAAGAAGTGCCTTTTCAATCAAATTCAACTTATACGCTAAATAATAGTAAAATAGAATTTCCTTTAAATATAAATACAACTGCAGGAAAGCATAAACTTTACGTAATTACTGCTGGGCAAAAATCTAATGAAATAGAATATAATATTAAAAAAACAGAAGTTTTTTCTTTAAATAAAAATATGGGTACCAGAAAAGACCTTTATGAAATTCAAGGGAAAAATCTTAAAAAACTAGAAATAACTGCAGATAATTTTTATGTTTTTCAAATAAGTGAGGAAGATGAAAAAGTTACGTTTAGATTACCTTATTTTAATAAATTAAAACCAAGTTTTAAAATTACAGCTTCAAGTGGTGACCAAAAATTTGATTTAGGTACTTTTAATGGTATCGAACCTTATGATATTTTTGAAGATGCTTTTGAGAATGATGTTCGTTATTATAAAAAACACATTACTTTTTCTGATGAAGAAAATTGGTATTATTGTAATAATGATGGTGTTTTTAAGTTTTCGTTAATAAAACATAAATGGGAAGTTTTCGATACAAATTCGCCTCCTTTTAATACCCCTCTTTTTGGAGAAAGCACATTTGTTTCTTTGGAAAATGGAATCGCAAAATATGCAATTGGAAGCCAGTTACATACTTACAACACAAATACTAAAGAATGGAATCTAATAAATCTAAAAAACATAAGTATAAAAACAGGTATTGTAGTTGGTGATTTTATTTATGCAAAACAATATGATAAAATAAATTTTATAAAATATAATTTAAAAAATCAAACATTTGAAGATTTAAATAAACCATCAGATTTAAATATATCTTTTGAGAATATTACTTTTGGAGACAATAAAATATTTATAAATCCAGTGCAAGGAAGTGGATATTATTTTGATATTACGAATGATACTTGGAATAATATAGGAAGACCAAGGAATTTTTCAGGAACTTACAATAATGTTGCTCTAAAATATTTTAAAGGAAATTTATATTTTAGTGGTGGTTATACAGATGGGGGAATAGAACATAGATTGTATGAGTATAATTTAATCTCAAATTCTTGGACAGAGAAAACACCAATGCTGCAAAAACTATTGAGTCATTCTATGTTTATAAAAAATGGTAAAATCTACTTTAGTCTTGGCATGAATGAAAATTATAGTATAAATTCTAATATTCAAGTTTATGATTTTATTAATGACCCGAACTAG
- a CDS encoding DUF4252 domain-containing protein, whose protein sequence is MKNTTKILSLLLLVLMITSCKNEKSLQGYLVESQEKSGFITVDIPTSFLQLKSEDVSEEVKETLKSIRKVNVVALPIKGNEAAYEVEKIKLKSIFKDNEDYKSLMSLKAQGMNVSIYYTGDTESIDEVIAFGYGNEIGVGVARLLGDNMNPAKIIEMMNSVKFDGDNVNLDHFSAIFKGK, encoded by the coding sequence ATGAAAAACACAACCAAAATACTTTCTCTTTTATTACTTGTCTTGATGATTACTTCATGTAAAAATGAAAAATCATTACAAGGATATTTAGTAGAAAGCCAAGAAAAATCGGGTTTCATAACTGTAGATATTCCTACAAGTTTTTTACAATTAAAGTCTGAAGATGTTTCCGAAGAAGTAAAAGAAACCTTAAAAAGTATTCGAAAAGTTAACGTAGTAGCTTTACCAATTAAAGGAAATGAAGCTGCGTATGAAGTTGAGAAAATTAAATTAAAAAGTATTTTTAAAGATAATGAAGATTATAAATCTTTAATGTCTCTAAAAGCGCAAGGAATGAATGTAAGCATTTATTATACTGGTGATACTGAATCTATAGATGAAGTAATTGCTTTTGGTTACGGTAATGAAATTGGAGTAGGAGTTGCCCGTTTATTAGGCGATAACATGAATCCTGCTAAAATTATAGAAATGATGAATAGCGTAAAATTTGATGGAGACAATGTGAATCTAGATCATTTTAGTGCCATTTTTAAAGGGAAATAG
- a CDS encoding DUF4252 domain-containing protein, producing MKKIAILIALVIAPMVTSAQSFFDTLEDMNGVDMVVVTKDAFELISKFKNVQVDDNEGMKVFQMIQDLKEFKMFSTKDTDIANKMEAMANTAIKKQNLTQLMRIKDDNSRVKIYVKSTPNKDYVSEVLMFIKGIDKQTSGQADAIVVSLTGNIDINKMSELADTFSKN from the coding sequence ATGAAAAAAATAGCAATATTAATAGCGTTAGTGATTGCCCCAATGGTAACCAGCGCACAGTCCTTTTTTGACACTTTAGAAGATATGAATGGAGTAGACATGGTAGTTGTTACCAAAGATGCTTTTGAGTTAATCTCTAAATTTAAAAATGTTCAAGTAGACGATAATGAAGGTATGAAAGTCTTTCAAATGATTCAAGATTTAAAAGAATTTAAAATGTTTTCTACCAAAGACACAGACATCGCAAACAAAATGGAAGCGATGGCAAATACCGCAATTAAAAAACAAAATTTAACACAGTTAATGCGAATTAAGGACGATAATTCTCGTGTGAAAATTTACGTAAAATCTACACCAAACAAAGATTATGTGAGTGAAGTTTTAATGTTTATTAAAGGTATTGATAAACAAACAAGTGGACAGGCAGACGCGATCGTTGTTTCTTTAACAGGAAACATAGATATTAATAAAATGTCTGAATTAGCGGATACTTTTTCTAAAAATTAA
- a CDS encoding RNA polymerase sigma factor, whose protein sequence is MNQSDFLKVVLPFKDKVFRLAKRLLVSTEEAEDATQELIFKLWKSKEKIADYKNVEAFAMTMTKNYCYDRLKSKQASNLTLIHSNYKEKDTSLDKQVEHRDSVNQVHQLIEALPEQQKIIIQLRDIEQYDFDEICKMVDMKPTAVRVALSRARKTIREQLIKKHNYGVS, encoded by the coding sequence ATGAACCAGTCAGACTTTTTAAAAGTTGTTTTACCCTTTAAGGATAAAGTCTTCCGTTTAGCAAAAAGACTTTTAGTTTCTACAGAAGAAGCTGAAGATGCTACACAAGAGCTGATCTTTAAATTATGGAAAAGCAAAGAAAAGATTGCTGATTATAAAAATGTTGAAGCGTTTGCAATGACCATGACAAAAAACTATTGTTATGACCGTTTAAAAAGTAAACAAGCAAGTAATTTAACATTAATACACAGTAATTATAAAGAAAAAGATACGTCTCTAGATAAGCAAGTAGAACATCGAGACAGTGTAAACCAAGTACACCAATTGATAGAAGCATTGCCAGAGCAACAAAAAATTATTATTCAATTAAGAGATATTGAGCAATATGATTTTGATGAAATCTGCAAAATGGTAGACATGAAACCAACAGCAGTAAGAGTTGCGCTATCTAGAGCAAGAAAAACAATAAGAGAACAATTAATTAAAAAACATAACTATGGAGTTAGCTAA
- a CDS encoding S41 family peptidase, which yields MTFKLFPKVIVFFIISLLFINCDKSEDGIPTDLEVENFIWGGLNAYYLWQSDVPDLADLRFSNQNQLNSYLEGSSSPENLFDNLLYTEENGYGLNEKGYDRFSWIVDDYVALENSFEGINLSTGMEFGINLFSVNATNVYGYVRYVIPTSDADIKGVTRGMIFTTVNGTQLTENNFQSLLFSNNTNLEIGLADFKDGIPIANGTTISLTKELVTENPVAISKVINDSGKKIGYLLYNQFSSSFDGELNAAFNYFETQLVDDLIIDLRYNGGGSVRTATYLGSMISTQPTDNVFSKQVWNEKAMKVFNPDNLIDYFPNEIKNTDENGAVILQESINSLNLATVYFIVSGSTASASELVINALRPYINVVLVGTTTRGKQVGSITLYDSEDYSRTGANLNVNHTYAMQPIVLKISNKDNQDEINGFTPEVTLPGVELAEDYGNLGDLGDPSEPLLAITIEYITAPEAKGVFKTNVQESPEIYNSKLATPASNNMYVDLK from the coding sequence ATGACGTTTAAATTATTCCCTAAAGTAATTGTCTTTTTTATAATTTCCCTACTCTTTATTAATTGTGATAAAAGTGAAGATGGCATTCCCACTGATTTAGAGGTTGAAAATTTTATTTGGGGTGGTCTAAATGCTTACTATTTATGGCAAAGTGATGTTCCTGATTTAGCTGATTTACGTTTTAGCAATCAGAATCAATTAAATAGTTATTTAGAAGGTTCTTCATCTCCAGAAAATTTATTTGATAATTTATTATACACAGAAGAAAATGGTTATGGTCTAAATGAAAAAGGGTACGACCGTTTTTCTTGGATTGTTGATGATTATGTAGCTCTAGAAAACTCTTTTGAAGGAATAAATCTAAGCACGGGAATGGAGTTTGGCATAAATCTTTTCAGCGTTAACGCTACCAATGTTTATGGGTATGTGAGATATGTAATACCTACTTCTGATGCAGATATAAAAGGAGTTACAAGAGGTATGATTTTTACGACTGTTAACGGAACACAATTAACTGAAAACAATTTTCAAAGCTTACTTTTTAGTAATAATACCAATTTAGAAATTGGTTTGGCAGATTTTAAGGATGGAATTCCTATAGCTAATGGCACAACAATTTCTTTAACAAAAGAACTCGTAACAGAAAACCCTGTTGCAATTTCTAAAGTTATTAATGATAGTGGTAAAAAAATTGGTTACTTATTATACAATCAATTTTCTAGTTCTTTTGACGGAGAGTTAAACGCAGCTTTCAATTATTTTGAGACACAACTTGTAGATGATTTAATTATAGATTTACGTTATAATGGTGGTGGTTCTGTTAGAACAGCAACTTATTTAGGTAGTATGATAAGTACACAACCTACTGATAACGTTTTTTCTAAACAAGTATGGAATGAAAAAGCGATGAAAGTCTTTAACCCTGATAATTTGATTGATTATTTTCCAAATGAAATAAAGAATACCGATGAAAATGGAGCTGTTATTTTGCAAGAATCTATAAATAGCTTAAACCTTGCTACAGTTTATTTTATAGTTTCAGGTAGTACCGCATCAGCCTCAGAATTGGTTATAAATGCTTTAAGACCTTATATAAATGTTGTGCTTGTAGGTACAACAACACGAGGGAAACAAGTAGGGTCTATTACTTTATATGACTCTGAAGATTACTCTAGAACAGGTGCTAATTTAAATGTTAATCATACATATGCAATGCAACCTATTGTTTTAAAAATATCTAATAAAGACAATCAAGATGAAATTAATGGCTTTACTCCAGAAGTAACATTACCAGGAGTTGAATTAGCAGAAGATTATGGTAATTTAGGTGATTTAGGAGATCCTTCAGAGCCTTTATTAGCAATAACTATAGAATACATAACTGCCCCCGAGGCAAAAGGAGTTTTTAAAACAAATGTTCAAGAAAGTCCAGAAATTTATAATTCTAAACTTGCTACTCCAGCAAGTAATAATATGTATGTAGATTTAAAATAA
- a CDS encoding REP-associated tyrosine transposase, giving the protein MSRKYKFGEKSGAYFISFATVNWIDVFTRDAYFWCIIESLDYCRKNKGMEIYGYCIMPSHIHLIFRSALNDPSGLIRDFKGFTSKKMLKIIEENSQESRKDWMLWMFDRAGRKNSNITNRQFWQQHNQPIEIWSLKVFEQKLKYIHNNPVETGFVTDVIDWKYSSARNYGNNDSSILEIDLN; this is encoded by the coding sequence ATGAGCAGAAAATATAAATTTGGAGAAAAATCAGGAGCTTATTTTATCAGTTTTGCTACGGTAAATTGGATAGATGTATTTACAAGAGATGCTTATTTTTGGTGTATTATAGAATCCTTAGATTATTGTAGAAAGAATAAGGGAATGGAAATTTATGGATATTGTATAATGCCAAGTCATATACATTTAATTTTTCGTTCTGCATTAAATGATCCTTCTGGATTAATTAGAGACTTTAAAGGTTTTACTTCAAAAAAAATGTTGAAAATTATTGAAGAAAACTCACAAGAAAGCAGAAAAGACTGGATGCTATGGATGTTTGATAGAGCTGGAAGAAAGAATAGTAACATTACAAATAGACAGTTTTGGCAACAGCATAACCAACCAATTGAAATTTGGTCTTTAAAGGTATTTGAGCAAAAACTTAAATATATTCATAATAATCCTGTAGAAACTGGTTTTGTAACGGATGTTATAGATTGGAAATATAGTAGTGCTAGAAATTATGGAAATAACGACTCAAGTATCTTAGAAATAGATTTGAATTAG
- a CDS encoding patatin-like phospholipase family protein, with translation MKKALVISGGGSKGAFAGGVAQYLMKKEKKDYDIYIGTSTGSLMVSHLALGKLDELKELYTNVNQKTIFSNNPFKIKKVAGEKVVTIRHLNTFWNFLNGRKTFGESKNLRTLIKKKITKEIYNEIRKNNKEVVVTVSNLTANQIEYKSINECTYDDFCDWIWGSCNYVPFMSLLEKNNCQYADGGFGSLVPIREAILRGATEIDAIILETEVTQFNKLPATNPFSLLFDVFDFMLAHVERHNITIGKLAATNKNIKLNLYYTPTVLTTNSLVFDETLMRKWWKSGYKYAKSKREELMSEFRPDVLTDQEIEEGLDDLEDLNL, from the coding sequence ATGAAAAAAGCATTGGTAATTTCAGGAGGAGGAAGTAAAGGAGCATTTGCAGGAGGAGTTGCGCAATACTTAATGAAAAAAGAAAAAAAAGATTACGACATATACATTGGTACTTCTACGGGAAGTTTAATGGTTTCTCACTTAGCTCTTGGCAAATTAGATGAACTAAAGGAATTATATACGAATGTAAATCAGAAAACTATTTTTAGTAATAATCCTTTTAAAATAAAAAAAGTAGCTGGAGAAAAAGTGGTTACAATTCGACATTTAAATACCTTTTGGAACTTTTTAAACGGAAGAAAAACTTTTGGAGAAAGTAAAAACTTACGAACTTTAATTAAGAAAAAAATCACCAAAGAAATATATAATGAAATTAGAAAAAATAACAAAGAGGTTGTTGTAACAGTTTCTAATTTAACAGCCAATCAAATTGAATATAAGTCTATAAATGAGTGTACCTATGATGATTTTTGTGATTGGATTTGGGGTTCTTGCAACTATGTGCCTTTTATGAGTTTGTTAGAAAAAAATAATTGTCAGTATGCTGATGGTGGTTTTGGGTCTTTAGTGCCTATTAGAGAAGCTATTTTAAGAGGCGCCACAGAAATTGATGCTATTATTTTAGAAACAGAAGTTACTCAGTTTAACAAGTTGCCCGCTACAAACCCTTTTTCCTTATTGTTTGATGTGTTCGATTTTATGTTAGCACACGTAGAAAGACACAATATTACCATTGGTAAATTAGCAGCTACTAATAAAAATATTAAACTAAACTTGTATTATACTCCAACAGTTTTAACTACAAACTCTTTAGTTTTTGATGAAACTTTAATGCGTAAATGGTGGAAATCCGGTTATAAATACGCAAAGTCTAAAAGAGAGGAGTTAATGAGTGAATTTAGACCTGATGTTTTAACAGATCAAGAAATTGAAGAAGGTTTAGACGATTTAGAGGACTTAAATTTATAA